In the genome of Candidatus Dadabacteria bacterium, the window TCTTCGTGCGAGCGGGTTTTTACGCCAAAGTCTTCGGGGTGCAGATCGTACTCAGCGATTTCGCCGTCTCGAAGTTCGGCCACTTTCGTGCTTCCCGTAACGGTTATCTCGTCCATGCACCCTTCTCCATGAACCACCATGACCTTTTGGGAACCCAGATTTTTAAGCACTTCGGCAACAGAAACGAGAAGCTGCGGTGAGTAGACTCCCATAACCTGATTTCTCACCCCCGCAGGATTTACCACGGGACCTATCAAGTTAAAGACAGTCCTTATTCCGAGTTCCTTTCTGCACTTTGCTACATTTCTCATGGCGGGGTGATATACGGGAGCGAAAAGAAAAGCTATGCCCGCTTCCAAAAGACATTTCTGTGCAAGAGACGGGGGAATACCTATTTTCACTCCAAGCGCTTCCAGAACGTCCGCGCTTCCAACCGGACTTGAAACCGACCTGTTGCCGTGTTTTGCGACCGTGACTCCTGCTCCTGAGACTATGAAGGCAGCGGTTGTGGATATGTTAAAGGTCCCGCTTCCGTCACCTCCGGTCCCGCAGAGGTCCACTGCGGTTTCCCTGTCGCAGTCTATCTTTTCGGCCTTACCCAAAAGGGCCTTCGCAACGCCGGTTATCTCGGAAACGGTTTCCCCCTTCATGCGAAGCGCCGTAAGAAAGGCGGCCATCTGGCTTTCGGGAAGTTCCCCTTCCATCATAAGGTCAAAGACCGCTGTCACTTCCTTTTCCGAGAGGTCTCCACCTTCCACAAGCTTAGAAATCACTTCAGTTATCATCGCCGAACTCGCCCCTCTCCATACTTTTCCCAATCTTATCGAGAATACCGTTTATAAACGCGGCGGAGGTCTCCGACCCGAACTCCTTGGCCACTTCGATCGCCTCGTTTATAGTAACAGGCAGAGGTATATCGCTCAAGAAAACGATCTCGTAAACCGAGAGGCGCAGAATGTTCCTGTCTATCATGGACATTCTCGACACCCTCCAGTGCTCAGAAGATCTGTTTAAGATGCCGTCTATGGCGTTGATATTTTCCAAAACGCCCTGACAGAGCAGAAACGCAAATTCAAGCGTTTCGCCGTCCGCCGCTTCGTGATGGAGTAAACAGAAAGATTCAAAATTGGAACGCAGGTTGGATGACCGTGAGGAACTGCCCCCGGAGGCTGAATCAGCCTGATAGAGAAACTGAAGGGCGGTTTTTCTGGATGACCTTCTCTTCCCCATCTGGTAAATCTAGGAAAGCGCTTTTACGAGATTAACCATCTCGAGCGCGCTAAGTGCAGCCTCGCTTCCCCTGTTTCCTGCCTTGACCCCTGCCCTTTCAATGGCCTGCTCGGTGGTCTCAGTGGTTATTATGCCGCAGCAGACGGGCACTCCGGTCTCAAGAGCCACCGCTGAGAGATCCTTTGTCACCTGCGAAGCGAGAAAATCAAAATGGGAAGTCTGCCCCCTTATTATGGCTCCAATCGCCACGACGGCATCGTATTTTCCTGACAGCGCCGCCTTTTTCACCGCCAAAGGCACCTCAAAAGAACCCGGAACCTTTATCACGTCTATTGACCTCTCGCCCGCGCCGTGGCGAACGAGGGTATCGATCGCTCCCTCCGTCATGGGGTTCGTGACGAAACTGTTGACCCTGCTTGACACGATGGCGAAGCGGAATTTCCCGGCGCTCAGTTTTCCTTCTATCGTTTGAGGCATTTGCTCCCCTCTTACTTTGATATTGAAACAATATTACCGTAATCAGCGCTTTTTCCCATTGCAATTTCCTTTTCCGTGTAATCCGAAATGTCTATGGGAACGCTCCCGACCATCCTGAGCCCGAATCCCTCAAGCCCCTTTACCTTTATCGGATTGTTAGTGAGAAGCCTTATGTCGCGCACTCCAAGATCCCTGAGTATCTGGGCTCCTACTCCGTAATGCCTGAGTTCAGCCTTAAGTTCCTGTCTCTCCGGAACAAGGGCAGGCGTCTCTTTTATTTTTCCGTTTGAATAGCGCTTTATCTTTTTCGCGAACCCCCCGTTGCTTGACTCTTGGTTTATGTAGACGAGGACTCCGGAGCCGTTTGCCTCTATCATCTTCAGGGACTGGGTAAGCTTCGCCCTGCTGTGGCAGTAAAGAGAACCGAAAATATCGCTTATGGCGCAGTCGGAATGCACCCTAACTAGTGTCCCATCCTCGGGACTCAGTTCCCCCTTCACAAAGGCCATGTGCTGAAGGCCGTCTATTTCATTTTCAAAAGCGATAGCACGGAAAACCCCGTATTCGGTAGGCACTTCCGCCTCGGCCACCCTGCGCACGAAGCTCTCCTTGCCTATTCTGTATCTTATGAGATCGGCTATAGTGGCAATCTTTATGCCGTGCTTTTTCGAGAAAGCCATCAGGTCCTCAAGACGCGCCATGTCGCCGTTCTCCTTCATTATCTCGCAGATAACCGACGCCGGGTGAAAACCCGCCAGCCTTGATATGTCAACCGAGCCTTCCGTGTGGCCGGCGCGGACAAGCACCCCGCCCTTTTTCGCTATGAGCGGAAAAATATGTCCGGGACGCACGAAATCCTCAGGTCTTGAATCCTGGGATATCGCCTGTCTTATCGTTGAGGCCCTGTCATGGGTCGATATGCCGGTCGTAACCCCCTTTTTCGCATCTATTGGAACGGTGAAAGCCGTGTGTTCGGGAGCTTCGTTGTACTCGGGCTTTATGGGCTGAAGAGCCAGACGGTCTGCGTCTTCCTGGATAAGAGAAAGGCAGATAAGACCACGGCCGTGAGTAGCCATGAAATTGATCACTTCCGCGGTAGCGTTTTCGGCGGGTATGACAAAATCTCCCTCGTTCTCCCTGTCTTCGTCATCGACCAGTATTACGAGTCTGCCCTGTTTTACGTCATCAATAATTTCTTCGATGGAGTTCATCTTTCTATATACTCTTCCGTCGCAAAAAAGGTCATAAACACAAACAATTTCTTTAAGCAGGATATAGAATAGACGGCGTCTCTGTCAACAAACACGCAGAGCCTTACGTGCGGAAAAGACCAACCTTCTCCTTTATCTCTTCCATGTTCTCTTCGGCTATCCGTTTCGCCTTGAGGGTTCCCTCGCGGAGTATGTCCCTTACCTCATCCGTCCTTTTTTCGTACTGCGCTCTTTTTTCCCTGATGGGCTCAAGGAGAAGGTTTATGGCGCGGGCGAGTTTCTTCTTCACCTCTACATCCCCGACGGTTCCCGTCCTGTAGCGGTCCTTGAGGTCCTCTATTTCCTCGGTATCGTCGTTGAAAAGATCGTGGTAGATAAAAACCGGGTTGCCTTCCACGGTGCCCGGTATGTCGGCCCTTATTCTCTTCGGGTCGGTATACATGCTCCTTACCTTGCGCTCAACTTCCTTTTCGCTGTCGCTTAGGTATATGCAGTTGTTAAGGCTCTTGCTCATTTTCCTGTTCCCGTCGGTGCCCACGAGGCGAGACGCTTTGCTGATGAGCGGTTCAGGCTCCCCGAAGTAATCGCCGTAGAGAAAATTGAACCTCCTGGCAAGCTCCCTGGTGAGTTCCACGTGACTCAATTGATCCTCGCCCACGGGGACCTTGGTCGCCCGGAACATCAGTATGTCGGCCGCCATTAGCACGGGGTATCCGAGAAGCCCGGCCGAGTAGTTGTCCCCAACTCCCATATCCTGAATTTTCTCCTTGAGCGTGGGGATTCTCTGGAGTCTCGGCACGGGACAAAGCATCGAGAGTATGGTTGAGAGTTCCGTTATCTGCGGCACCTGGGACTGGACATAGAAAACTGAGCACTCCGGGTCCATTCCCACGGAAAGCCAGTCGCACACCATCTCGACCGTGTTTTCCTCAACCTCGACGGCCCTGTCGTAATGCGTGGTCAGCATGTGGAGGTTGGCAACCAGAAAAAAGCAGTCGTATTCACTCTGAAACCTGATGCGGTTCTGAAGCGAACCCACAAGGTGTCCCAGGTGAAGCTTTCCCGTCGGTCTGTCTCCGGTAACCAGGATGGGTCTTCCGCTCACTTTAACCTCCGAAAATCGATGCGTGGCGGTAATGTTACTCAAACAGCGAAGATACTCAATATGAGAGACGGGATTAGGGGTCGTCGGCCCAGACTCCTGGCAGATTCCTGCAGGAGATAAAATCCCGCCTCGTCGAAACCGAAGACCTTACAACCTACAAACCTCACTTACATCATTGACACTTACATCATTGACACTGTACTTTCTCGTATGGTAGGCTCTAAATGAAAATATTTCTCATTTAACAATGCGGATGAGCAAGGCACTTTCCTTAGTACTGACAATCGTTTTTCTGGGAGCGCAGATGTTCTCCTTTGCCCATGCGGCCGAGTACGGTTCCTTGGAACACGAGCATGAGGGAACTGCCTGCG includes:
- the ribE gene encoding 6,7-dimethyl-8-ribityllumazine synthase, which gives rise to MPQTIEGKLSAGKFRFAIVSSRVNSFVTNPMTEGAIDTLVRHGAGERSIDVIKVPGSFEVPLAVKKAALSGKYDAVVAIGAIIRGQTSHFDFLASQVTKDLSAVALETGVPVCCGIITTETTEQAIERAGVKAGNRGSEAALSALEMVNLVKALS
- the ribB gene encoding 3,4-dihydroxy-2-butanone-4-phosphate synthase, whose amino-acid sequence is MNSIEEIIDDVKQGRLVILVDDEDRENEGDFVIPAENATAEVINFMATHGRGLICLSLIQEDADRLALQPIKPEYNEAPEHTAFTVPIDAKKGVTTGISTHDRASTIRQAISQDSRPEDFVRPGHIFPLIAKKGGVLVRAGHTEGSVDISRLAGFHPASVICEIMKENGDMARLEDLMAFSKKHGIKIATIADLIRYRIGKESFVRRVAEAEVPTEYGVFRAIAFENEIDGLQHMAFVKGELSPEDGTLVRVHSDCAISDIFGSLYCHSRAKLTQSLKMIEANGSGVLVYINQESSNGGFAKKIKRYSNGKIKETPALVPERQELKAELRHYGVGAQILRDLGVRDIRLLTNNPIKVKGLEGFGLRMVGSVPIDISDYTEKEIAMGKSADYGNIVSISK
- the nusB gene encoding transcription antitermination factor NusB yields the protein MGKRRSSRKTALQFLYQADSASGGSSSRSSNLRSNFESFCLLHHEAADGETLEFAFLLCQGVLENINAIDGILNRSSEHWRVSRMSMIDRNILRLSVYEIVFLSDIPLPVTINEAIEVAKEFGSETSAAFINGILDKIGKSMERGEFGDDN
- the trpD gene encoding anthranilate phosphoribosyltransferase, producing MITEVISKLVEGGDLSEKEVTAVFDLMMEGELPESQMAAFLTALRMKGETVSEITGVAKALLGKAEKIDCDRETAVDLCGTGGDGSGTFNISTTAAFIVSGAGVTVAKHGNRSVSSPVGSADVLEALGVKIGIPPSLAQKCLLEAGIAFLFAPVYHPAMRNVAKCRKELGIRTVFNLIGPVVNPAGVRNQVMGVYSPQLLVSVAEVLKNLGSQKVMVVHGEGCMDEITVTGSTKVAELRDGEIAEYDLHPEDFGVKTRSHEELRGGASAAENAEITLSVLRGGENGAKTDASLLNAMAAIYVSGKAASLAEALVLAKDSLLSGAAHRKLEMLIEITNRNQPNDS
- the trpS gene encoding tryptophan--tRNA ligase, producing the protein MSGRPILVTGDRPTGKLHLGHLVGSLQNRIRFQSEYDCFFLVANLHMLTTHYDRAVEVEENTVEMVCDWLSVGMDPECSVFYVQSQVPQITELSTILSMLCPVPRLQRIPTLKEKIQDMGVGDNYSAGLLGYPVLMAADILMFRATKVPVGEDQLSHVELTRELARRFNFLYGDYFGEPEPLISKASRLVGTDGNRKMSKSLNNCIYLSDSEKEVERKVRSMYTDPKRIRADIPGTVEGNPVFIYHDLFNDDTEEIEDLKDRYRTGTVGDVEVKKKLARAINLLLEPIREKRAQYEKRTDEVRDILREGTLKAKRIAEENMEEIKEKVGLFRT